The following coding sequences lie in one Salmo salar chromosome ssa13, Ssal_v3.1, whole genome shotgun sequence genomic window:
- the LOC106566686 gene encoding mRNA-decapping enzyme 1A isoform X2, whose translation MNGCASPHHGFTIMNRLNTENLVEPINKDLEFQLQDPFLLYRNANLGIYSIWFYDKKDCQRIAQLMVKIVKQEALQAHRGSPERADVPGRTNGCSIDILELLSKAKDEFHRTQAGETEMSVTAEQRVNTETLKSAGDTTEHAHSASQPEQSSHSGQRQITVEELFGSSLPKEASLLPAMPTQSSADPAATVPVSFLQAQSYTPPIPFQPLLTPRLTADPGGNNRHLTPGLISLMEARGGPGPGYTLYPVFPGGPSGDPQPQHSVSPLLVTPSGVEACGPPTGHLSAYLKPSPSDLHKPALTPSVLPSPLATPQSFREPITKPAALGSMPTGRVQPQSKEMDVFTQSQKLSKTQTALPMKAGLVVPGAGTSLTGAKHSILLSPSAFQHSVAKTTELQRKASPPPPPTATGGVELPQPSYNRIQLQDTLIHLIKNDPAFLSAIHEAYLHSLSKDLSHVKL comes from the exons ATGAATGG GTGTGCATCCCCTCATCATGGCTTCACCATCATGAATCGCCTGAACACAGAGAATCTGGTGGAGCCCATCAACAAAGACCTTGAGTTTCAGCTCCAAGACCCCTTCCTGCTGTACAGGAATGCTAACT TGGGCATATACAGCATCTGGTTTTACGATAAGAAGGACTGCCAGCGCATCGCTCAGCTCATGGTGAA GATTGTGAAGCAGGAAGCCTTGCAGGCCCACCGGGGCTCCCCAGAGAGGGCTGACGTCCCTGGGAGGACCAATGGCTGCTCCATTGACATCCTGGAGCTCCTCAGCAAGGCCAAGGATGAGTTCCACAGG ACTCAGGCGGGGGAAACGGAGATGTCCGTTACTGCTGAACAGAGGGTGAACACCGAGACGCTGAAATCAGCCGGTGACACTACAGAGCACGCTCACAGCGCCTCACAGCCAGAACAG AGCTCCCACTCTGGCCAGAGGCAGATCACTGTGGAGGAACTGTTTGGCAGTTCTCTACCGAAGGAGGCCAGCCTGCTGCCAGCCATGCCCACCCAGAGTTCCGCAGACCCTGCTGCCACGGTCCCCGTCAGCTTCCTCCAGGCCCAGAGCTACACTCCACCCATCCCTTTCCAGCCCTTACTGACCCCCCGCCTCACAGCAGACCCAGGGGGCAACAACCGGCACCTCACCCCTGGTCTGATCTCCCTGATGGAGGCCAGAGGGGGCCCTGGCCCAGGCTACACCCTCTACCCCGTGTTCCCTGGTGGACCTTCAGGGGACCCCCAACCCCAACACTCTGTGTCCCCACTGTTGGTGACGCCATCTGGGGTTGAGGCTTGCGGTCCTCCCACTGGCCATCTGTCGGCCTACCTGAAACCCAGCCCCTCTGATCTCCACAAACCCGCCCTCACACCTAGCGTCTTGCCCAGCCCGCTTGCCACACCCCAGAGCTTCAGAGAGCCAATCACCAAGCCCGCTGCCCTCGGCAGTATGCCCACAGGCCGTGTGCAG CCGCAGAGTAAAGAAATGGATGTGTTCACTCAATCTCAGAAACTGTCAAAAACCCAAACA GCTCTCCCTATGAAGGCGGGTCTTGTGGTACCGGGAGCGGGCACTTCACTTACGGGGGCAAAGCACTCCATTCTGCTCTCACCAAGTGCCTTTCAGCATTCTGTTGCCAAGACAACGGAACTGCAGCGGAaagcttcccctccccctccgCCCACAGCCACAGGGGGGGTGGAGCTCCCCCAACCCTCCTACAACAGGATCCAGTTACAAGACACACTCATCCACCTCatcaag AATGACCCAGCGTTTCTCAGTGCCATCCACGAGGCCTACCTCCACAGTCTCTCCAAGGACCTGAGCCACGTCAAGCTATAG
- the LOC106566686 gene encoding mRNA-decapping enzyme 1A isoform X1, translated as METASKMSLAALQQQDPYINKLLDVTGQVALYTFNSKANEWEKTEIEGTLFVYARCASPHHGFTIMNRLNTENLVEPINKDLEFQLQDPFLLYRNANLGIYSIWFYDKKDCQRIAQLMVKIVKQEALQAHRGSPERADVPGRTNGCSIDILELLSKAKDEFHRTQAGETEMSVTAEQRVNTETLKSAGDTTEHAHSASQPEQSSHSGQRQITVEELFGSSLPKEASLLPAMPTQSSADPAATVPVSFLQAQSYTPPIPFQPLLTPRLTADPGGNNRHLTPGLISLMEARGGPGPGYTLYPVFPGGPSGDPQPQHSVSPLLVTPSGVEACGPPTGHLSAYLKPSPSDLHKPALTPSVLPSPLATPQSFREPITKPAALGSMPTGRVQPQSKEMDVFTQSQKLSKTQTALPMKAGLVVPGAGTSLTGAKHSILLSPSAFQHSVAKTTELQRKASPPPPPTATGGVELPQPSYNRIQLQDTLIHLIKNDPAFLSAIHEAYLHSLSKDLSHVKL; from the exons ATGGAGACCGCCAGTAAAATGAGCCTAGCAGCTCTACAACAACAAGATCCGTATATCAACAAACTTCTCGATGTTACCGGACAGGTAGCACTGTACACCTTTAATTCCAAAGCAAATGAATGG GAAAAGACCGAAATTGAAGGCACCTTATTTGTTTATGCCAG GTGTGCATCCCCTCATCATGGCTTCACCATCATGAATCGCCTGAACACAGAGAATCTGGTGGAGCCCATCAACAAAGACCTTGAGTTTCAGCTCCAAGACCCCTTCCTGCTGTACAGGAATGCTAACT TGGGCATATACAGCATCTGGTTTTACGATAAGAAGGACTGCCAGCGCATCGCTCAGCTCATGGTGAA GATTGTGAAGCAGGAAGCCTTGCAGGCCCACCGGGGCTCCCCAGAGAGGGCTGACGTCCCTGGGAGGACCAATGGCTGCTCCATTGACATCCTGGAGCTCCTCAGCAAGGCCAAGGATGAGTTCCACAGG ACTCAGGCGGGGGAAACGGAGATGTCCGTTACTGCTGAACAGAGGGTGAACACCGAGACGCTGAAATCAGCCGGTGACACTACAGAGCACGCTCACAGCGCCTCACAGCCAGAACAG AGCTCCCACTCTGGCCAGAGGCAGATCACTGTGGAGGAACTGTTTGGCAGTTCTCTACCGAAGGAGGCCAGCCTGCTGCCAGCCATGCCCACCCAGAGTTCCGCAGACCCTGCTGCCACGGTCCCCGTCAGCTTCCTCCAGGCCCAGAGCTACACTCCACCCATCCCTTTCCAGCCCTTACTGACCCCCCGCCTCACAGCAGACCCAGGGGGCAACAACCGGCACCTCACCCCTGGTCTGATCTCCCTGATGGAGGCCAGAGGGGGCCCTGGCCCAGGCTACACCCTCTACCCCGTGTTCCCTGGTGGACCTTCAGGGGACCCCCAACCCCAACACTCTGTGTCCCCACTGTTGGTGACGCCATCTGGGGTTGAGGCTTGCGGTCCTCCCACTGGCCATCTGTCGGCCTACCTGAAACCCAGCCCCTCTGATCTCCACAAACCCGCCCTCACACCTAGCGTCTTGCCCAGCCCGCTTGCCACACCCCAGAGCTTCAGAGAGCCAATCACCAAGCCCGCTGCCCTCGGCAGTATGCCCACAGGCCGTGTGCAG CCGCAGAGTAAAGAAATGGATGTGTTCACTCAATCTCAGAAACTGTCAAAAACCCAAACA GCTCTCCCTATGAAGGCGGGTCTTGTGGTACCGGGAGCGGGCACTTCACTTACGGGGGCAAAGCACTCCATTCTGCTCTCACCAAGTGCCTTTCAGCATTCTGTTGCCAAGACAACGGAACTGCAGCGGAaagcttcccctccccctccgCCCACAGCCACAGGGGGGGTGGAGCTCCCCCAACCCTCCTACAACAGGATCCAGTTACAAGACACACTCATCCACCTCatcaag AATGACCCAGCGTTTCTCAGTGCCATCCACGAGGCCTACCTCCACAGTCTCTCCAAGGACCTGAGCCACGTCAAGCTATAG
- the LOC106566686 gene encoding mRNA-decapping enzyme 1A isoform X3, producing MNRLNTENLVEPINKDLEFQLQDPFLLYRNANLGIYSIWFYDKKDCQRIAQLMVKIVKQEALQAHRGSPERADVPGRTNGCSIDILELLSKAKDEFHRTQAGETEMSVTAEQRVNTETLKSAGDTTEHAHSASQPEQSSHSGQRQITVEELFGSSLPKEASLLPAMPTQSSADPAATVPVSFLQAQSYTPPIPFQPLLTPRLTADPGGNNRHLTPGLISLMEARGGPGPGYTLYPVFPGGPSGDPQPQHSVSPLLVTPSGVEACGPPTGHLSAYLKPSPSDLHKPALTPSVLPSPLATPQSFREPITKPAALGSMPTGRVQPQSKEMDVFTQSQKLSKTQTALPMKAGLVVPGAGTSLTGAKHSILLSPSAFQHSVAKTTELQRKASPPPPPTATGGVELPQPSYNRIQLQDTLIHLIKNDPAFLSAIHEAYLHSLSKDLSHVKL from the exons ATGAATCGCCTGAACACAGAGAATCTGGTGGAGCCCATCAACAAAGACCTTGAGTTTCAGCTCCAAGACCCCTTCCTGCTGTACAGGAATGCTAACT TGGGCATATACAGCATCTGGTTTTACGATAAGAAGGACTGCCAGCGCATCGCTCAGCTCATGGTGAA GATTGTGAAGCAGGAAGCCTTGCAGGCCCACCGGGGCTCCCCAGAGAGGGCTGACGTCCCTGGGAGGACCAATGGCTGCTCCATTGACATCCTGGAGCTCCTCAGCAAGGCCAAGGATGAGTTCCACAGG ACTCAGGCGGGGGAAACGGAGATGTCCGTTACTGCTGAACAGAGGGTGAACACCGAGACGCTGAAATCAGCCGGTGACACTACAGAGCACGCTCACAGCGCCTCACAGCCAGAACAG AGCTCCCACTCTGGCCAGAGGCAGATCACTGTGGAGGAACTGTTTGGCAGTTCTCTACCGAAGGAGGCCAGCCTGCTGCCAGCCATGCCCACCCAGAGTTCCGCAGACCCTGCTGCCACGGTCCCCGTCAGCTTCCTCCAGGCCCAGAGCTACACTCCACCCATCCCTTTCCAGCCCTTACTGACCCCCCGCCTCACAGCAGACCCAGGGGGCAACAACCGGCACCTCACCCCTGGTCTGATCTCCCTGATGGAGGCCAGAGGGGGCCCTGGCCCAGGCTACACCCTCTACCCCGTGTTCCCTGGTGGACCTTCAGGGGACCCCCAACCCCAACACTCTGTGTCCCCACTGTTGGTGACGCCATCTGGGGTTGAGGCTTGCGGTCCTCCCACTGGCCATCTGTCGGCCTACCTGAAACCCAGCCCCTCTGATCTCCACAAACCCGCCCTCACACCTAGCGTCTTGCCCAGCCCGCTTGCCACACCCCAGAGCTTCAGAGAGCCAATCACCAAGCCCGCTGCCCTCGGCAGTATGCCCACAGGCCGTGTGCAG CCGCAGAGTAAAGAAATGGATGTGTTCACTCAATCTCAGAAACTGTCAAAAACCCAAACA GCTCTCCCTATGAAGGCGGGTCTTGTGGTACCGGGAGCGGGCACTTCACTTACGGGGGCAAAGCACTCCATTCTGCTCTCACCAAGTGCCTTTCAGCATTCTGTTGCCAAGACAACGGAACTGCAGCGGAaagcttcccctccccctccgCCCACAGCCACAGGGGGGGTGGAGCTCCCCCAACCCTCCTACAACAGGATCCAGTTACAAGACACACTCATCCACCTCatcaag AATGACCCAGCGTTTCTCAGTGCCATCCACGAGGCCTACCTCCACAGTCTCTCCAAGGACCTGAGCCACGTCAAGCTATAG